Proteins encoded within one genomic window of Argiope bruennichi chromosome 7, qqArgBrue1.1, whole genome shotgun sequence:
- the LOC129975111 gene encoding retinaldehyde-binding protein 1-like, producing MTSKYDDMMKGKNYLPYNIDYMPPKIRQKAKDELKETDEIVAPSLEKMRELIRGEKRFKCPMNDEFLIQFLRARKFDVKKAFALLQSMFEVKKSYSDMYDQADMDALRKVVAAGPGYCFPYRDPDGCVVLVLQLNKWNPDESSISIGLTALTALLLSIVENPVTQVCGVRVLVDVKGFTLRQMRSVTPRYIHLLSRALRNCFPIRFKGIHFFNESTIFQYVWSVLKIVLTEKIRKRVHFHGDNQKSLHKLIPKEILNAEYGGDNICYDGGEWSTEEINKYAPTFQMLMTQGYY from the exons ATGACTTCTAAATACGACGATATGATGAAGGGGAAGAATTACTTGCCATATAACATAGATTATATGCCACCAAAAATTAGGCAAAAGGCAAAAGATGAGCTCAAAGAAACAGATGAGATTGTAGCTCCATCATTGGAAAAAATGAGAGAGCTCATTCGAG GCGAAAAGAGATTCAAATGCCCTATGAACGATGAATTCCTGATACAATTCTTGAGGGCCAGGAAATTTGACGTGAAGAAAGCGTTCGCCCTCCTTCAAAGCATGTTTGAAGTAAAAAAGTCGTATTCGGACATGTACGACCAAGCCGACATGGACGCCCTTCGGAAGGTCGTCGCAGCTGGACCCGGATACTGCTTTCCTTACAGGGACCCCGATGGCTGCGTTGTGCTGGTGTTGCAACTaa ACAAATGGAATCCAGATGAAAGCAGCATATCAATCGGTTTGACAGCCTTAACTGCTCTCCTTTTGAGCATAGTGGAAAACCCAGTCACCCAAGTCTGTGGCGTCCGTGTACTGGTGGATGTGAAAGGATTTACCTTACGACAAATGCGCTCGGTCACGCCCAGATACATACATCTACTATCAAGAGCTTTAAGG AATTGTTTTCCTATTCGATTCAAAGGAATTCACTTTTTCAATGAATCAACTATCTTTCAATATGTCTGGTCTGTTCTGAAAATTGTCTTAactgaaaaaattcgaaaaagg GTACACTTCCACGGAGACAATCAGAAAAGCTTGCATAAATTAATAcccaaagaaattttaaatgccgAATATGGCGGCGATAATATTTGCTACGACGGTGGCGAGTGGTCTACGGAGGAAATTAACAAGTACGCCCCAACATTCCAGATGTTAATGACACAAGGATATTATTAG